In Candidatus Roseilinea sp., one DNA window encodes the following:
- a CDS encoding energy-dependent translational throttle protein EttA codes for MAETNKVIYSMVRVGRIHPPNKQVLRDISLGFYYGAKIGVLGLNGAGKSTLLRIMAGVDQDYIGETVLSPGYTRGLLEQEPQLDPTKTVRQVVEEAVQPLVDLMKKYEAVNEKFAEPDADYDKLLEEQSRLQEELDKHDVWTLDQRLEVAMDALRCPPPDTPIRVLSGGERRRVALCRLLLTEPDILLLDEPTNHLDAESVSWLEKHLRDYKGTVIAVTHDRYFLDNVAEWILELDRGYGIPWKGNYSSWLEQKKSRLALEEKADLKRQRTLERELEWIRMSPKARQAKGKARINAYEKLLSQETEKRREDLEIYIPPGPRLGDVVIEARNVTKKYGDRVLYEGLSFNVPPGAIVGIIGPNGVGKTTLFRMIIGQEKPDTGEIIVGETVKLGYVDQNRTLDPNKTVWEEISGGEDFIQLGPRRVQSRAYVASFNFLGSDQQKKVGALSGGERNRVHLAKMLREGANVLLLDEPTNDLDVNTLRALEDAIEEFAGCALIISHDRWFLDRVATHILAIEDDGEVRWFVGNVSDYEAAYPRPVRRKQRKLQL; via the coding sequence ATGGCAGAAACCAACAAGGTCATCTACTCGATGGTGCGCGTCGGGCGCATCCACCCGCCCAACAAGCAGGTGCTGCGCGATATTTCGCTGGGCTTCTACTACGGCGCAAAGATCGGCGTGCTGGGCCTGAACGGCGCCGGTAAGAGCACGCTGCTGCGCATCATGGCCGGCGTAGATCAGGACTACATCGGCGAGACCGTCCTCTCGCCCGGCTACACGCGCGGCTTGCTGGAACAAGAGCCGCAGCTCGACCCCACCAAGACCGTCAGGCAGGTGGTCGAGGAAGCCGTGCAACCACTGGTGGACCTGATGAAAAAGTATGAGGCGGTCAACGAGAAGTTCGCCGAGCCCGACGCCGACTACGACAAACTGCTCGAAGAGCAGTCTCGGCTGCAAGAGGAGCTGGACAAGCACGACGTCTGGACGCTGGATCAACGGCTGGAGGTGGCGATGGACGCCTTGCGCTGTCCACCGCCGGATACACCGATCCGCGTGCTCTCCGGCGGCGAACGCCGGCGCGTGGCGCTCTGCCGGCTGCTGCTCACCGAGCCGGACATCCTCTTGCTCGACGAGCCGACCAACCACCTGGATGCCGAGTCGGTCAGTTGGCTGGAGAAACACCTGCGCGACTACAAAGGCACCGTCATCGCCGTCACGCACGACCGCTACTTCCTGGACAACGTGGCCGAGTGGATTCTGGAACTCGACCGCGGCTATGGCATCCCGTGGAAGGGCAACTATTCGTCGTGGCTGGAGCAGAAGAAGAGCCGGCTGGCCCTGGAAGAGAAAGCCGACCTCAAACGGCAGCGGACGCTGGAGCGTGAGTTGGAATGGATCCGCATGTCGCCCAAGGCCCGGCAGGCAAAGGGTAAGGCGCGCATCAACGCCTACGAGAAGTTGCTCTCGCAGGAGACGGAGAAGCGCCGCGAAGACCTGGAGATCTACATCCCGCCCGGCCCGCGCCTGGGCGACGTAGTGATCGAGGCGCGCAACGTGACCAAGAAATACGGCGACCGCGTGCTCTACGAAGGGCTGAGCTTCAACGTGCCGCCCGGCGCGATCGTCGGCATCATCGGCCCGAACGGCGTGGGCAAGACCACGCTGTTCCGCATGATCATCGGGCAGGAGAAGCCGGACACCGGCGAGATCATCGTGGGCGAGACGGTCAAGCTCGGCTACGTGGACCAGAACCGCACGCTCGACCCCAACAAGACGGTGTGGGAGGAGATCAGCGGTGGTGAGGACTTCATTCAGCTCGGCCCGCGCAGGGTGCAGAGCCGCGCCTACGTGGCCAGCTTCAACTTCCTGGGCAGCGACCAGCAGAAGAAAGTCGGCGCACTCTCCGGCGGTGAGCGTAACCGCGTGCATCTGGCGAAGATGCTGCGCGAGGGCGCCAATGTGCTGCTGCTCGACGAGCCGACCAACGACCTCGATGTGAACACGCTGCGCGCGCTGGAGGACGCCATCGAGGAGTTCGCCGGTTGCGCGCTGATCATCAGCCACGACCGTTGGTTCCTCGACCGCGTGGCCACGCACATCTTGGCCATCGAAGATGACGGCGAGGTGCGCTGGTTCGTGGGCAACGTGAGCGACTACGAGGCCGCCTACCCGCGACCGGTGCGCCGAAAGCAGCGCAAGCTGCAATTGTGA
- a CDS encoding nucleoside hydrolase: MNRSRVLLDCDPGIDDALAILLACASPEIDLIGVTTVGGNALVEYETRNALAVLELAGALHVPVAQGCARGLIKDLIPATDTHGLSGLGYAELPMPRAQPLARHAVDFLIETLLAAPGEITLVATGPLTNIALAVRREPRIVPAVRRCIIMGGAFRHEGNMPLRGEYNVWCDPHAARIVFHSGLPITLVPLDVTYRCLFREADMQHIASQADARSPVVRFIADATRYYIEYHKTAQNIEGCAINDALAMALVFAPDLVTTEALYVDVETGDGPAHAATCADFWRLTGRPPNMRVALDVDAERFMRLFVARMIALADGLFRASAPPR, encoded by the coding sequence ATGAACCGTTCCCGCGTCTTGCTTGACTGCGACCCGGGCATTGACGACGCGCTGGCGATCTTGCTGGCGTGTGCCTCGCCGGAGATTGACCTCATCGGCGTCACTACCGTCGGCGGCAATGCGCTGGTGGAGTATGAGACGCGCAATGCGCTGGCCGTGTTGGAACTGGCCGGCGCATTGCATGTGCCGGTGGCGCAAGGATGCGCGCGTGGACTGATCAAGGACCTGATCCCCGCCACCGACACACATGGCTTGAGTGGCCTGGGCTATGCCGAGCTACCGATGCCGCGCGCTCAACCACTCGCTCGACACGCTGTGGACTTTCTCATCGAAACGCTGCTCGCTGCGCCGGGCGAGATCACGCTGGTGGCGACCGGCCCGCTGACCAATATCGCGCTGGCCGTGCGCCGCGAGCCGCGCATCGTCCCCGCCGTTCGGCGTTGCATCATCATGGGCGGCGCGTTCCGGCATGAGGGCAACATGCCTCTGCGTGGCGAATACAACGTATGGTGCGACCCACACGCCGCGCGCATCGTCTTCCACAGCGGCCTGCCGATCACCCTCGTCCCGCTGGATGTGACATACCGGTGCCTGTTCCGCGAGGCGGACATGCAGCACATCGCTTCTCAAGCTGATGCGCGCTCCCCGGTCGTCCGCTTCATCGCCGACGCGACGCGCTACTACATCGAGTATCACAAGACCGCCCAGAACATCGAAGGCTGCGCCATCAACGATGCGCTGGCCATGGCGCTGGTCTTCGCCCCCGACTTGGTGACTACAGAGGCGCTGTATGTGGACGTGGAGACGGGCGACGGGCCGGCGCACGCCGCCACCTGCGCCGACTTTTGGCGGCTGACCGGCCGGCCGCCGAACATGCGCGTCGCGCTGGACGTGGACGCCGAGCGATTTATGCGACTGTTCGTGGCGCGGATGATCGCGTTGGCCGATGGATTATTCCGCGCCTCTGCTCCTCCGCGGTAA